One window of Curtobacterium sp. 458 genomic DNA carries:
- a CDS encoding aspartate aminotransferase family protein codes for MTISEPRARLGSYDPFAPVDDAALQQKSRDHLWMHFARHGANQAGADVPIMVRGEGHHVYDSHGKEYIDGLSGLFVVAAGHGRKRLAEMAAKQAETLSFFPIWSYAHPAAIELADRLADHAPGDLNKVFFSTGGGEAVETAFKLAKYYWKLRGKPMKHKVISRAVAYHGTPQGALAITGIPAMKQMFEPLTPGGFRVPNTNYYRAAEMGFAGGSEEEFGFWAAERIREMIEFEGPDTVAAVFLEPVQNSGGCFTPPPGYFQRVREICDEYDVLLVSDEVICAFGRIGTMFACDTYDFVPDMITCAKAMTSGYSPIGATIISDKLFEPFSTGDTTFYHGYTFGGHPVSAAVAMENLDIFEEEGLLQNVQQNAPLFKAELDTLRDLPIVGDVRGDGYFYGIELVKDKATKTTFDDAESERLLRGFLSKALFDAGLYCRADDRGDPVVQLAPPLTIGQPEFREMTSILRSVLTEAWTKI; via the coding sequence ATGACCATCTCCGAACCACGTGCACGCCTGGGGTCCTACGACCCGTTCGCCCCGGTGGACGACGCCGCGCTGCAGCAGAAGTCGCGCGACCACCTCTGGATGCACTTCGCCCGGCACGGCGCGAACCAGGCCGGAGCCGACGTCCCGATCATGGTCCGGGGCGAGGGGCACCACGTCTACGACAGCCACGGCAAGGAGTACATCGACGGACTCTCCGGCCTGTTCGTCGTCGCTGCCGGGCACGGCCGCAAGCGTCTGGCCGAGATGGCCGCCAAGCAGGCCGAGACCCTGTCGTTCTTCCCGATCTGGTCGTACGCGCACCCCGCCGCGATCGAGCTCGCCGACCGGCTGGCCGACCACGCCCCGGGCGACCTCAACAAGGTGTTCTTCTCGACCGGCGGCGGAGAGGCCGTCGAGACCGCGTTCAAGCTCGCGAAGTACTACTGGAAGCTCCGCGGCAAGCCGATGAAGCACAAGGTGATCTCGCGTGCGGTCGCCTACCACGGCACCCCGCAGGGCGCCCTCGCGATCACGGGCATCCCGGCGATGAAGCAGATGTTCGAGCCGCTCACCCCGGGTGGCTTCCGCGTCCCGAACACGAACTACTACCGCGCCGCGGAGATGGGTTTCGCCGGCGGATCGGAAGAGGAGTTCGGCTTCTGGGCAGCCGAGCGCATCCGCGAGATGATCGAGTTCGAGGGGCCCGACACCGTCGCCGCGGTCTTCCTCGAACCGGTGCAGAACTCCGGCGGGTGCTTCACGCCGCCGCCCGGCTACTTCCAGCGCGTCCGCGAGATCTGCGACGAGTACGACGTGCTGCTGGTCTCCGACGAGGTCATCTGCGCGTTCGGCCGGATCGGCACGATGTTCGCGTGCGACACGTACGACTTCGTGCCGGACATGATCACCTGCGCGAAAGCCATGACCTCGGGCTACTCCCCCATCGGCGCGACGATCATCAGCGACAAGCTGTTCGAGCCGTTCTCCACCGGTGACACGACCTTCTACCACGGCTACACGTTCGGCGGGCACCCGGTGTCGGCGGCCGTCGCGATGGAGAACCTCGACATCTTCGAGGAAGAGGGGCTGCTGCAGAACGTCCAGCAGAACGCGCCGCTCTTCAAGGCCGAGCTCGACACGCTCCGCGACCTGCCGATCGTCGGTGACGTCCGCGGCGACGGGTACTTCTACGGCATCGAGCTCGTGAAGGACAAGGCGACGAAGACGACCTTCGACGACGCCGAGTCGGAGCGCCTGCTCCGCGGGTTCCTGTCGAAGGCGCTCTTCGACGCGGGCCTGTACT
- a CDS encoding Lrp/AsnC family transcriptional regulator, whose product MAAAPRRPGPIDETSKRIIEQLQADGRRPYGEIGKAVGLSEAAVRQRVQKLTETGVMQIVAVTDPLQLGFHRQAMIGIRVSGDTRTVADELERLPAVDYLVMTAGSFDLMVEVVCEDDDGLIELLNGTIRAIPGVAETETFVYLQLRKQLYDWGTR is encoded by the coding sequence ATGGCGGCAGCACCACGACGTCCGGGACCGATCGACGAGACCTCGAAGCGGATCATCGAGCAACTCCAGGCAGACGGACGCCGCCCGTACGGCGAGATCGGCAAGGCGGTCGGTCTCAGCGAGGCGGCGGTCCGCCAACGGGTGCAGAAGCTCACGGAGACCGGCGTCATGCAGATCGTCGCGGTCACGGACCCCCTGCAGTTGGGGTTCCACCGGCAGGCGATGATCGGCATCCGGGTCAGCGGTGACACCCGAACCGTCGCCGACGAACTCGAACGGCTCCCGGCGGTCGACTACCTCGTCATGACCGCCGGGAGCTTCGACCTCATGGTGGAGGTCGTCTGCGAGGACGACGACGGCCTCATCGAACTGCTCAACGGCACGATCCGGGCGATCCCGGGGGTCGCCGAGACCGAGACCTTCGTCTACCTGCAACTCCGCAAACAGCTCTACGACTGGGGAACGCGATGA
- a CDS encoding gamma-aminobutyraldehyde dehydrogenase gives MLDSDTATRVLRNFVGGEQVETRGDATMDLVAPTDEHVYGTSPVSTPEDVDAAFAAAAEASTTWRHTTPGERQLALFRIADAMEQRAEEFADLESLDTGKPRATLVQDEILLSVDQIRFFAGAARNLEGRSAGEYLPDHTSFVRREPIGVVAQVTPWNYPLNMAVWKFAPAIAAGNTTVLKPSDTTPLSTLLLAEVAAEFLPPGVLNVVLGDRTTGAAMIDHPTPQLVSITGSVRAGVQVARAAATDLKRTHLELGGKAPVIVFDDADIPSAVAGIVAAGFFNAGQDCTAATRLLVQDGIHDEFVAALVAEAHANARTGPDVADPAFGPVNNAGQLAQVRSFLDSLPDHATVETGGHRIGDRGFHHEATIVSGLRQDDRIVQEEVFGPVQTVQRFRTEDEALRLANDVEYGLASSVWTTDHARAMRCSRDLDFGCVWINTHIPIVAEMPHGGFRHSGYGKDLSQYGFDDYTRIKHVMSYTG, from the coding sequence ATGCTGGACAGTGACACAGCCACGCGGGTGCTCCGGAACTTCGTCGGGGGCGAGCAGGTCGAGACCCGCGGCGACGCGACGATGGACCTCGTCGCGCCCACCGACGAGCACGTGTACGGCACCTCGCCCGTCTCCACCCCCGAAGACGTCGACGCCGCGTTCGCCGCCGCGGCCGAGGCGTCCACGACCTGGCGTCACACCACCCCCGGCGAACGCCAGCTCGCCCTGTTCCGGATCGCCGACGCGATGGAGCAGCGTGCCGAGGAGTTCGCCGACCTCGAGTCCCTGGACACGGGCAAGCCCCGGGCGACCCTCGTGCAGGACGAGATCCTGCTGTCCGTCGACCAGATCCGCTTCTTCGCCGGAGCGGCCCGGAACCTCGAGGGTCGGAGCGCCGGCGAGTACCTGCCCGACCACACGTCGTTCGTCCGACGCGAGCCCATCGGCGTCGTCGCGCAGGTCACGCCGTGGAACTACCCGCTCAACATGGCGGTGTGGAAGTTCGCCCCGGCGATCGCCGCGGGGAACACGACCGTGCTCAAGCCGAGCGACACCACGCCGCTCTCGACGCTGCTGCTCGCCGAGGTCGCCGCCGAGTTCCTGCCGCCGGGCGTCCTCAACGTCGTGCTCGGCGACCGGACGACCGGTGCCGCGATGATCGACCACCCGACTCCCCAGCTGGTGAGCATCACCGGCTCGGTCCGCGCCGGCGTGCAGGTCGCCCGTGCCGCCGCGACCGACCTGAAGCGCACGCACCTCGAACTCGGCGGCAAGGCACCCGTCATCGTGTTCGACGACGCCGACATCCCGTCCGCGGTCGCCGGGATCGTCGCCGCGGGGTTCTTCAACGCCGGACAGGACTGCACCGCCGCCACCCGGCTGCTCGTGCAGGACGGCATCCACGACGAGTTCGTCGCGGCCCTCGTCGCCGAGGCGCACGCGAACGCCCGCACCGGCCCCGACGTCGCCGACCCCGCCTTCGGCCCGGTGAACAACGCCGGCCAGCTCGCGCAGGTCCGTTCGTTCCTCGACTCCCTCCCCGACCACGCCACGGTCGAGACGGGCGGCCACCGGATCGGCGACCGCGGGTTCCACCACGAGGCCACGATCGTCTCCGGGCTCCGGCAGGACGACCGCATCGTGCAGGAAGAGGTCTTCGGTCCGGTCCAGACGGTCCAGCGCTTCCGGACCGAGGACGAGGCCCTCCGGCTGGCGAACGACGTCGAGTACGGCCTCGCGAGCTCGGTGTGGACCACCGACCACGCACGGGCGATGCGGTGCTCCCGCGACCTCGACTTCGGCTGCGTGTGGATCAACACGCACATCCCGATCGTCGCCGAGATGCCGCACGGCGGCTTCCGGCACTCCGGCTACGGCAAGGACCTGTCGCAGTACGGGTTCGACGACTACACCCGCATCAAGCACGTCATGTCTTACACCGGCTGA